In Prevotella sp. HUN102, the genomic window AGACCGAACTGGAGCAGTTGGGTGCAGAAGTATGTGTATTGGAGTTTGATGTCCGCAACCGTGAAGCTGCCAAAAAGGCCGTGGAAAGTCTTACAGGAAAGTGGGCAAAGATAGATGTACTCGTGAACAACGCCGGTCTTGCGCTCGGGTTAGATCCTGAATACAACGGCGACTTCGAGGATTGGGACATAATGATTGATACCAACGTCAAGGGCTTGCTCACTATGACACGCTATATCGTACCGGGAATGGTGGAACGCAACCACGGTCACGTAATCAACATCGGCTCCGTAGCAGGCGATGCAGCCTACGCAAACGGCAATGTATATTGTGCCACGAAAGCTGCCGTGAAGACCATAACAGACGGACTTCGTATCGACGTTGCCGATACTGCCATCCGTGTTACCAACGTTAAGCCCGGTCTCGTTCAAACCAACTTCTCAAACACCCGTTTCCACGGCGATGACGAACGTGCAGAAAACGTATATAAAGGTATCAAACCTCTGACCGGCGACGACATTGCCGACGTAACATTCTATGCAGCAAGCGCTCCCGAACACGTACAAATTGCAGAAGTGCTCGTATTGGCTACACATCAAGCAAGTGGAAGTGTCATTATGAGGAAATAATGGGAAATGTTAAATGGGAGATGGGAGATGGGAAATGAGAAAAGGAGAAAAGGAGAAAAAGTTAAGCATAGATTATACTTTTGCACGGAAAGTGGCTGATGGTAACGACACAGCTCAGCACTATTAGCCTTCCCTACCTCACCATAGTTTAATAAATTTTGCGTACACATTTTACACCCGTACAAGAAATAAAGATTTTCCATTTTACATCTCACTTTTCACGTTTCCCATCTAACATTTCCCATCTCACATTTAACATTTCACGTTTCCCATTTAACATCTCCCATCTTCCATTTCACATTCAAAAACCTCACATCTCCTACTCATCCTTTTCCGTTTGATATCCAGTTTCATCGGGTCTTTCACGGCTTCGTGCTGCATCAAATAGAGGTAACGTTCCGTAATGCTGCACACACGCACATTCTTTCTGTCGGCCAGATGCGAGTAGACTACGGCAGGTGCTTTCGGAGGAACCACATTCAGCACGTGGAAAATGCTGTTCACGATAGCTCCGAAGCCTAATGGCACACCCCGCTCATTGCGCAAGGCCTGCGTTTCCCACACCGAATGACAGAGTTCCACCAAGTCGCACTTCGTTCCTTTCCATACCAAACCTTCCTCCGGACTGCGTTTTATCAGATTCCTGAAGTCAGCCACCACGGTTTCCAACATTCTTTCACGGCACATTCTCTGCATTTCCTTCTCGTTCACTTCAGAATCTCTTACGCTTTTCATCTCGTTTTCAATAATTGTGTTCATTGCAAATCATTTAGGCAAATAAGTCTTTCGATTCCTGACAACGGGCAGCACAGTATCTAAGACTATTCGGTTAATTCAATAGATTAAATCAGACTCATAATTAAGAGCACCTACATCCTCCCGTTACGTTTGCAAAGATAAACGCAGCGGCTGCACTATATGTTCAATCTTGAGAAAATATTAGTTAAATAGAAACGAACCGATGAAAAGCAAAAATCTTTAATCCGAGGCAGAAATAATATAACAATCTCTCACAGATGCCACAGAATCACAGATATTCTCTCTTAGCTCCCAAACACAGAGAAGGTAAAAAGAATATTTGTGATCCTGTGAGTCTATGAGAGATTAAGCCAAAGATAGCGAAACACAGAAACTTATAAACATCTGATAAACAATAAATTCAAAAACGTTTTTAACTCTTCGCAAAAACGTAATGCAGACCTACAAAGAATACAGGCAATCCTCTCACAAACGATTGCTGCCTGCCACTTACCCGTTGTCCAAGCTGCCTGAAGATTGAAACCACCCGTTATTGCGTCAATGTCGAGCATCTCTCCCGCAAAGAAAAGACCGGGACAGAGCTTGCTTTCGAGCGTATTGGAGTTTGATGCTTTCAGACTGACACCTCCACACGTAACAAATTCGTCGCGGAATGTGCCCCTGCCCGAAACCCGATGCGTGTCGTTCGTCAGCCGTTTCTATCAGCTTGTTGATGCTTTTCTTGCCCAGTTCTTCCCAACGTTTTCGGGCGACAGCCCTGCACGCTCTATGAGATAATTCCATATTCTGCCTGACAATTCATAGGGACGGACGCTGCCGAGCTGCTTTTTCGGATTCTTTGCAATGATGCCCGTAATGCGTTCTTCAACGATGGAGGCGTTTGTCTCGTTCAACCAATTCACGGAAACGGGAAACTCGTAGTCACATTCGCTTACGTATCGGGCTGCATAGGATGAGAGTTTCAGCGTTGCCGGACCACTCATTCCCCAATGTGTGATGAGCAACGGCCCCTGACTGCGAAACTTTGTAGAGGGAATAGAGAGCGAAACCGGCTCCACCACCGTGCCCATCAGGCTGCAAAAAGCCTTCTCGCTGACATTGAACGTGAAGAGCGACGGCACCGGTGCTTCTATTTTATGCCCAAGACTGGCCAGATACTGCAACCCTTCAGCACGAGGCGAACCTCCCGTAGTAACGATTATTCTGTCGAAGTTTCCGAACCGTGCGCTTTGAACCTTGCCTCCAGTCTGCCATCGCTCAATGGCTCAACAGCTTCCAGCGCATAGTGTGTCTTTACCTCTACACCCAGTTTCGATGCCGTGTGCGTAAGACAGTCTATCACGGTCTGCGAATCCTGAGACACAGGGAACACACACTGGTCGGCCTGGGTGGTCAATTTCACTCCGTGTTCCTCAAACCATCGGTAGGCATCCTTGTGATCAAACGACTTGAAAAGTCGTTTCAATAGTTTGTCGCCACGTGGATATGCCTGTTTCAGGTCGGTAATTTCCTCAAAGGAATTGGTAAGGTTGCAGCGTCCACCTCCCGAAACGCCCACTTTCGCCAGCACACGACCGGCCTTCTCAAAGATAGTTACCTTTGCGTGAGGATTCGTTTCCTTGCGGCAATGGCAGCAAAAAAGCCTGCTGCCCCTCCACCTATGATGGCAATGTGCGACATAATGGGGATAAATGATTGAATTTAAAAGGAATACACACAAACAAGCGGGCTGACAAAGCAGAAGCAAAGCAGCACACCTATTCTATTTCTTCCACGTGCGTGTTGGGCACCTCGCGTTCTTTCAGCATCTGGTCCAAACTCTTGAAGGTATAGGCAGCCTTGTCCTTAACCATCGTAGTCTTGAAACGTTCGCGCAGTTCCATCAGTTTCTGAATCGCCAACGGATAGGTTTCGGCATTGATGCGCACCGCCATATCCTTAGCATTCTGCGGAGCAAACTCGAAATAAGTAATCAGCATCTGCTGGAACTGCAGCCGCTGACGCTCGTTCATCTCTTCGAGCTGCGCATTCATCTTGTCCTTCGCCTTGTAGATAATGAAGATGAGTTCGTCGGTTCGCCACCACGCTGCCCGTGGTCGTATTTCTTTTCGTATTCAAAGTAGCAATCGCAATAGCCCTTGTCGGCCAGTTCCTTGAGTTCCTGCAATGCAGGGTCGAGCACGCGCCGGCAGAAGTCGGAGAATTTCTTGTAGTTGTTCTCCAGTCGCAGCATCTTCCTGAATTCCAGAGTCTTGATTACCGTGCGTCCTTTTTCCACCCACGATTCGATGAACATATAAATGCGCTGCGTATAGCGGTTCTTGCAGGCAAACACAATCTGCTTGCCGAGTCTGTGATAGCCGAAATCGAGCGATACAAGGCGTTCTGCCACGCTTTGGTCGAGCTTCAGGATGGCATATTTGTTATAGGAACGGTCTTCGGGAATATAAACGTCGCAGAGGTTCGTCGCCTTCGTGTACTTTCGTCCCTCACTTCGTCTTGTAGGGTATTTCCACCGGGATGGCAGCAAGCATCTTCAGCGAGTTGCGCAACTGCGGATAATGGTTCGGATCCACGCCAAGCTCCTTGAACGGCAGCTTGATAGGCATACGGCCGTCCTCGTCCAGTTCGTCGGTCTTGAAGAGATCGAGCTGTGGATTCCGCTTGTTGTTGAGGATTCCGTGAAGAATCTGCTGAAGATTTTCAACGATGGAAACGAGGATGCGCACCTGAATGAGCGAATAGTCGTGGCGCATCATCGTAACGGCGATGGGCTGCAAGAGCCACGTTTCTTCCTCAATCGGTATCAGTTCGTCCGATATTCCGCGCTTTACCGGAGCTTTCTTGGCCTTCGCTCCTTTCTTGCGCGTGGTGGCTTTCTTCGTTGCCGAAGCCGTTTTCTTGGTCGCAGCCGTGGCTCTCTTCGCTGTCGGTGCAGCTTTCTTCTTTGTTTTTTCGGTCGTTGCCATAAAACGATTTTATATTAAGACTACAAAGATAAACAAAGTTTTTCGGATTCGGGCGATTGTTGGCGACAAAAATAATCGCAGTTGTCGCATAGATGGAAAAGCAAAGGCGGTTCTTCGCCTGCATCATTCTACGGATTGCGCCGTCTCTGCCCAATCGGTGTCAGAGCTTTTCGCCGCAATGCGAACAGTATCTGTCTCCTTTCTCCACCCGTTCGCCACACCTCGGGCATTCATTGTCCACCACTTTCCTGTTTGTTTCGTCGATAATCGTTGCCGAAACAATGCCCGTAGGCACGGCGATGATGGTGTAGCCGAGCAGCATAACGAACGCCGACAACACCTTGCCAACGCCTGTAACGGGCGTAATGTCGCCATAGCCCACGGTTGTCATCGTTACTATCGCCCAGTAGATGCTCGTGCCGATGCTGCTGAAATTGGGATTCACGCCGCTTTCCACCATAAACATCAGCGTGCCGATGATGGTAACGAGGATGAGAACGAAGAAGAAATAAACCAAAATCTTGTTCAGACTCTTGCGAATGGATGCAAGCAGCAGATAGCCCTCATTGATGAACGTGAAGAGTTTGAAGACCCGGAATATACGCAGAAAGCGAAACACACGCAAGATAATCATATAGCCGAGACTCGGGAAGAACACGCCGAGATAGGAAGGAAGAATGGCGAGCAGGTCTACGATGCCGAAAAAACTGAGCATATAGTCGCGTTTGCGTGGCGAACAATACACTCTGGCTATGTATTCCAATGTGAAAAGCACCGTAAACAATTCCTGTGCAATGGTCAGTCCGTCCTTTATTCCGGGCAGAAGTGTGTCCACGCTCTTCACGAACGAGACGATAAGGCTTACCAGAATGGCGAAGATAAGCCATTCGTCAAAGAGTTTTCCACGCTTTGTGTCAGACTCGAATATGATTTCGTAGAGCTGTTCTTTCTGCAACCAGTCGGGTAGTTTCATTCTTCTGCCAAGTTTGTTTAATTACAAAGGGATTTGCGTTGCGAAGAGAGTAGAAGGAGACTACACAAACAAACCCGTCCACTCATCGACTTGCAAACTCATCTCCTCGTAAACTTATCTTCTTGTCGCCTTGTCCACTCGTAAACTTGTTTCCTCGTCTCCTCGTTCACTCGTCCACTTGTAAACTCTTCCCCTCGTCCACTCATCAATAAATCCTAACCTTGTCGCCCACTCGCAATCCGTCCTCAGCCAACTTACGGTTTTTCTTCACGAGGCTCTTGAGCCTTATGCCGTATTTCTGGGCAATATCGTAAAGACTTTCCGAATTGCCCACAACGTGCGGACACTTCTTGAACTGCTTCGGCGCACGCTTCTGCTTCTTCTTCAGCCAGATGATTTCGCCCGGATTCAGCCTGTCGCCCACCTTGCGCTCGTTGTATGTCGCCAATTTCCGCGCACTGATATTAAATTCCTTGCCGAGGCTCTTGAACGTATCGCCCTGACGCACATTGATATAGCAGTTTTCATTGAATATCTTCGGCACGTGCGCATTACTGTCGTAAGCCGTCTCGGGCTGCTGCCGCTGCACCACAGGATTCTCGTTGCACGCCTGTGGACGACGCCCTTTCGACGTTGCCTTGTCGTATTCATAGAGCTTGTAGACCTCTATAATGTCAATAAGTTTCTGGGCATACACGGGGTTGGTGGCATATCCGGCACGCTTCAGTCCGTGTGCCCAGCCCTGGTAGTCGGTTCTTGAGAGCCGGAAAAGACTGCTGTAACGCTGCCTGCCGCTGAGAAACCGGGAGTGGTCCTCATAGCTTTCTATCACGCTGTCGTAGGCACGGAAACACTCTCCCCGAAGGTCGTCGTCGTGGTAGATGGTTCGTCCCTCCCATCCGTGGCATTTTATTCCGAAATGGTTGTTGCCCTTCAGTGCCAGTTCGCTCTGCCCTGCCCCGCTTTCCAGCACGCCCTGCGCAAGCGTGATGCTCGCCGGGATGCCATACTTGAGCATCTCTTCGATAGCCATATCCTTATACCGGTCGAAATAATCCTGAAAGCGTTGGTTCCACTTCAGCTTTGGCGCGGCAAATGCCGAGCAAAACACGAGGAGAGTGGAACATAAAATAAGCGTAAATCGTTTCATCAAGAGCGAAAATATGTGAACCAACTGCAAATATAATGTATTTGAACGGAAGTCCAAAACATAAATACTTAAAAAACTTCAATTCAAAGATTATCAAATACAATCTATGAGGAACAGCTTATGCGTGTTTCTTCGCTTTTCCTTACTGCCAAACACGCTCTATGGAGAAAAATGTCGCAGCACTATGTGCTTCCTAAATAGGCAAAAAAAGAGCAGAAGAAAACACGCTCATTTTCTTCTGCTCAATAAGTTAATAATTGATTACATACATCAATGAAATATCCTTATTTTGATCTTCCCTTTTAAATACAAAAGGACCATTATTCTTACTGACCTCAATCCTTGCGTGGAACCGACTGTTATCGTTAGGGTCTTCACTATGGCACGATAAAATTGCATTGTATCCTTTCTTTACAGGACCGAAGATAGCTTGCCATCTTGATGTCGTTCCTTCAGGCATTTCCGTAATCTTATTGCCACGACCCGTTGTTACATTAATCTCTTTTACACTTTTGGGATTATCTGACGTGCAAGTTACTTCATAACGAATATAATATTCATCCTTTGACACTTCTACTTCCGGCTGTGGTTTCTCTTTCTCACTAACCCCATCATCGTCAGAAGAACAAGCACAGCAACATAATGCAATAGCAATGATTGCAAACAAATTAACTATTTTCATATTACTCCTCATTTATCTAAATTTAATAGTTCTAATTGAAGTATGCACTCAGTTTCGATGAACAAAATTAGTGAACTTGTCAAACATAAACGACTAAAGGCTGACTTTTTCCTAACTTTATCATTATTTAACACTATAAAAATATTCAAAGGAATTGTATCTATCAGTTGGAAATCAGATACTTATTATCATTGAATAAGGCCTAACTCTCTAATTCATAGTACTTAAAGAAACATAAAATTCCTACTTATAAAGCAAAATTACATAATAAATCAAAAAAGAAAAGGAGGCTGCAACTGTCGGCAAGAACAGATTGATAGGGCATAGATTGTCTTGTGCGAATGAGCACTGCAGCCCGAATATCCAATCGTTTTTCATCAGGCATCTGTGCCATCCTTGAAGGCTTTGCCTTCTCTGTGTTCGGGAAAGTAGGCGTAAATCTGTGGATCTGAGAAATCTGTGAGAGAGACTTGACATTTCATTCAAGCCAATTTATAAATAATTGATTTACAACAAATTAAGAACCATCACAAAATTAAATTTCAATCTTCGTAAAAACGCATTCCGTTTTTCGCAAGATTGCCTTGCATTTTTGCGAAGATTGCAACGCATTCTTCGCACGCTTGGAAACAAGGGTAAATCAACTATCAGAATTGGGAATGAGAAAGCAGATAAATCGCTCACAAATACCACGGAAATACTGCAAAATCGGGGGGATTTATCTTTTCTTGTGCTTAATTCAGTCTGTTGCAGGGAAATTGCTGAACGAGGAAATTTTCTGTATTTGCTTTCCGAGTTATTCAAAGGAAAGTTTCTTCAGCCGTGTGCGCAGCTCCTCTGCCTGACTCTGGCGTATGGAAAGGGTAATTTCGCAGGTGTTGTCGAACTTCTGGTCGATGATGCGTGGATTCATATCCTTCACTATCTTCATCACGTCGTTCATCATTGGGTAGGTAAAGGAATAGTGTATGCGTTCCTCCACGAATTTTTCTTCCGTCTCGGTATGCTCCAAGGCATCTTCCGTGGCACTCCTGTATGCCACAATCAAGCCGCCGGTGCCGAGGTTCACGCCTCCGTAGTAGCGAATCACGCAGACGAGCACATCCGTCAGTTCGGCACTGACGAGTTGCCCGAGGATAGGTCTGCCGGCAGTCGATGAAGGTTCGCCGTCATCGTTCATCCGGAAGTCTTCGCCCTGCGCACCCAAACGGTAGGCATAGCAGCAATGGCGCGCGTCGTAGTATTTCTTTTTGTAGCCCTTGACGATTTCCTGTGCCTCGTCGGCAGTTTCTATATGATGCACAAAGGCGAGGAATTTACTCCTTTTCTCGGAGTAAAATCCCTCGCCAATGATATTCTTTTTTACAGTCTTGTATTTATCTGTCATCTTTCTGTATGGAAGTGGCTCACGAATGAGCCACCACGATTATGAAAGCTTATGGATAACGAGTCCTGAGCGCAGTTTAGGCTCGAACCAAGTAGCCTTTGGAGGCATAATCTTGCCGCTGTCGGCAATATCCATAATCTGCTGCATACTTACAGGGTAGAGAGCCAAAGCTGCTCTCATCTCGCCACTGTCTACACGCTTCTTCAATTCTTCCAAACCACGGAGACCGCCTACGAAGTCGATACGGTCGCTTGAACGGAGGTCTTTGATTTCGAGAAGTTCGTCGAGAATCAAACGGCTTGAGATGTCTACGTCCAACACACCGATTGGGTCGCTGTTGTCGTATGTGCCTTCCTTAGCCACGAGACTGTACCATTCGCCGTCGAGATAGAGTGAGAACTCGTGCAACTTAGCCGGCTTGTAGAGAGCTGCGCCCTTCTTCTCTACGATGAAGTTCTTGTCAAGAGCCTTCAGGAATTCTTCTGAGCTCATACCGTTCAAGTCCTTTACCACACGGTTGTAGTCGAGAATTGTCAGTTCTGAAGCCTGGAAGCAAACTGCCATAAAGTAGTTGTA contains:
- a CDS encoding ion transporter, whose translation is MKLPDWLQKEQLYEIIFESDTKRGKLFDEWLIFAILVSLIVSFVKSVDTLLPGIKDGLTIAQELFTVLFTLEYIARVYCSPRKRDYMLSFFGIVDLLAILPSYLGVFFPSLGYMIILRVFRFLRIFRVFKLFTFINEGYLLLASIRKSLNKILVYFFFVLILVTIIGTLMFMVESGVNPNFSSIGTSIYWAIVTMTTVGYGDITPVTGVGKVLSAFVMLLGYTIIAVPTGIVSATIIDETNRKVVDNECPRCGERVEKGDRYCSHCGEKL
- a CDS encoding YigZ family protein; this translates as MTDKYKTVKKNIIGEGFYSEKRSKFLAFVHHIETADEAQEIVKGYKKKYYDARHCCYAYRLGAQGEDFRMNDDGEPSSTAGRPILGQLVSAELTDVLVCVIRYYGGVNLGTGGLIVAYRSATEDALEHTETEEKFVEERIHYSFTYPMMNDVMKIVKDMNPRIIDQKFDNTCEITLSIRQSQAEELRTRLKKLSFE
- a CDS encoding SDR family NAD(P)-dependent oxidoreductase, whose protein sequence is TELEQLGAEVCVLEFDVRNREAAKKAVESLTGKWAKIDVLVNNAGLALGLDPEYNGDFEDWDIMIDTNVKGLLTMTRYIVPGMVERNHGHVINIGSVAGDAAYANGNVYCATKAAVKTITDGLRIDVADTAIRVTNVKPGLVQTNFSNTRFHGDDERAENVYKGIKPLTGDDIADVTFYAASAPEHVQIAEVLVLATHQASGSVIMRK
- a CDS encoding NAD(P)/FAD-dependent oxidoreductase, which produces MLAKVGVSGGGRCNLTNSFEEITDLKQAYPRGDKLLKRLFKSFDHKDAYRWFEEHGVKLTTQADQCVFPVSQDSQTVIDCLTHTASKLGVEVKTHYALEAVEPLSDGRLEARFKAHGSETSTE
- a CDS encoding glucosaminidase domain-containing protein, coding for MKRFTLILCSTLLVFCSAFAAPKLKWNQRFQDYFDRYKDMAIEEMLKYGIPASITLAQGVLESGAGQSELALKGNNHFGIKCHGWEGRTIYHDDDLRGECFRAYDSVIESYEDHSRFLSGRQRYSSLFRLSRTDYQGWAHGLKRAGYATNPVYAQKLIDIIEVYKLYEYDKATSKGRRPQACNENPVVQRQQPETAYDSNAHVPKIFNENCYINVRQGDTFKSLGKEFNISARKLATYNERKVGDRLNPGEIIWLKKKQKRAPKQFKKCPHVVGNSESLYDIAQKYGIRLKSLVKKNRKLAEDGLRVGDKVRIY